In Zingiber officinale cultivar Zhangliang chromosome 1A, Zo_v1.1, whole genome shotgun sequence, a genomic segment contains:
- the LOC121996699 gene encoding double-strand break repair protein mus-23-like — translation MLSSFLFRTKNTATVSPAMPIPAPPPPPPALRPPLGLKTIADASLDSPRKANCVKRSFFTAAAPRNAECKETEEEEEEKEDRKEADQEEEEEEEEEDDSVCWARYGRDSRRFPPPMLLSRVLKRVYEAGGRLVIREVRVDHQQHLRARRRNGRLTLQLVELVGVHRGGGEVEKCEKVGSGMSAPATMSCSESVFGKEVAFEEGRRLQLPVSRMRMVVQN, via the coding sequence ATGCTTTCTTCTTTCCTCTTTAGGACCAAGAACACAGCCACCGTTTCTCCTGCCATGCCCATccctgctcctcctcctcctcctccggcgcTCCGACCGCCGCTCGGCCTCAAGACCATCGCCGACGCCAGTCTCGACAGTCCCCGCAAGGCCAACTGCGTCAAGCGCTCGTTTTTCACCGCCGCCGCCCCCCGCAACGCGGAGTGCAAGGaaacagaggaggaggaagaagaaaaggaggacaGGAAGGAAGCAGatcaagaggaggaggaagaagaagaagaagaggatgacaGCGTGTGCTGGGCGAGGTACGGGCGGGATAGCCGGCGTTTCCCCCCTCCGATGTTGTTGTCGAGGGTGCTGAAGAGGGTCTACGAGGCCGGCGGAAGGCTCGTGATCCGGGAGGTCAGGGTGGACCACCAGCAGCACTTACGGGCGCGGCGACGGAACGGCCGGCTCACGCTCCAGCTCGTGGAGTTGGTCGGGGTTCACCGAGGCGGTGGGGAGGTAGAAAAATGTGAGAAAGTGGGATCGGGGATGTCGGCGCCGGCGACGATGTCTTGCTCAGAGTCTGTTTTTGGTAAAGAGGTAGCGTTTGAGGAGGGACGCCGGTTGCAGTTGCCTGTGAGTAGAATGAGAATGGTGGTGcaaaattaa